Proteins co-encoded in one Marmota flaviventris isolate mMarFla1 chromosome 9, mMarFla1.hap1, whole genome shotgun sequence genomic window:
- the LOC114093773 gene encoding olfactory receptor 1165-like, with the protein MNSRISSNRSQMQHEGNQSTVFTFIFLGFSEYPKLQVPLFLIFLTIYTISVLENLGMILIIRINPKLHTPMYFFLSHLSFVDFCYTTTITPKLLHFLVVEDRSMSFKGCITQFFFGCTCVITQTFILAVMAYDRFVAVCNPLLYTVAMSRKLCALLVAGSYIWGGICSSTLTYFLLALSYCGSGIINHFCCEYSAIISASCSDSSLSQLACLVICMFNEICSLLIILTSYVVIVITVIKIPAKGGLRKAFSTCGSHLAAICFCHGVILLLYCVLKSKSSLLLVKFATVFYSMVIPMLNPLIYSLRNKDVKETLSKLMHLKVLSHS; encoded by the coding sequence ATGAACTCTCGGATTTCCTCCAACAGGAGCCAAATGCAGCATGAGGGGAACCAGAGTACAGTCTTCACTTTCATCTTCCTGGGCTTCTCAGAATATCCAAAGCTCCAGGTGCCCTTGTTCCTGATATTCTTGACTATCTACACCATTTCTGTGCTGGAAAACCTAGGTATGATACTGATCATCAGGATTAACCCCAAACTCCACActcccatgtactttttcctcagCCATTTATCCTTTGTTGATTTTTGCTACACCACCACAATTACACCCAAACTTTTACATTTCTTGGTTGTGGAGGACAGAAGTATGTCCTTCAAAGGATGCATAACACAGTTTTTCTTTGGCTGCACATGTGTCATCACACAAACGTTTATTTTGgcagtgatggcctatgaccggttTGTGGCTGTTTGTAACCCCCTGCTCTACACAGTTGCTATGTCTCGAAAGCTCTGTGCTCTGCTGGTGGCTGGAAGTTACATATGGGGTGGAATCTGTTCCTCCACactcacatattttcttttggCCCTATCTTACTGTGGATCTGGAATCATCAATCACTTTTGCTGTGAGTACTCCGCCATCATCTCTGCATCCTGCTCTGATTCCTCCCTCAGCCAGTTGGCATGTTTAGTCATCTGTATGTTCAATGAGATTTGTAGCCTGCTGATCATCCTCACCTCCTATGTTGTCATAGTCATTACGGTCATCAAGATCCCTGCAAAGGGTGGCCTCAGAAAAGCTTTCTccacctgtggctcccacctGGCTGCTATCTGCTTCTGCCACGGGGTCATCCTCCTTCTCTACTGTGTGCTAAAATCTAAAAGCTCCTTGCTCCTTGTCAAATTTGCCACTGTGTTTTACAGCATGGTCATCCCTATGCTAAATCCTCTCATCTACAGCCTAAGAAATAAAGATGTCAAGgagaccttgagcaagttaatgCACTTAAAAGTGCTTTCTCACTCGTGA
- the LOC114093577 gene encoding olfactory receptor 1165-like — protein MVREVRNQSSVATFILVGFSEFPHLQAPLFLVFLSIYTVTLVGNLGIIVVIRLNPKLHTPMYFFLSHLSFLDICYSSIFTPKLLEILVVEDRTISFNGCMTQFFFICMLVITEMFMLAVMAYDRFVAVCNPLLYTVAMSHKLCSLLVAGTYMWGGLCSLIFTYFLLVQSYCRSNVINHFACEYSAILSLSCSDTSFSQMACFVISTVNEVCSLLITLASYVFIIATVSRMPSKGGLRKAFSTCASHLTAISIFHGIILLLYCVPHDKSSWLLVKVDTVLFTVMIPMLNPLIYSLRNKDVKETVRRLIYTKLHSLHIKFR, from the coding sequence ATGGTACGTGAAGTCAGAAACCAGAGCTCTGTGGCCACATTCATCCTGGTGGGGTTCTCAGAATTCCCGCACCTACAGGCACCCCTCTTCCTGGTGTTCCTCAGCATCTACACTGTCACTCTGGTGGGGAACTTGGGCATAATTGTGGTCATAAGGTTAAATCCCAAGCTTCATAcacccatgtactttttcctcagCCACCTCTCATTTCTGGATATTTGCTACTCCAGTATATTCACACCCAAGCTGTTAGAGATCTTGGTTGTGGAAGACAGAACTATCTCCTTCAATGGGTGCATGACacagtttttctttatttgtatgcTTGTGATTACAGAAATGTTCATGTTGgcagtgatggcctatgaccgatTTGTGGCTGTGTGTAACCCCCTGCTCTACACAGTTGCCATGTCTCATAAGCTCTGTTCCCTCTTAGTGGCTGGGACTTACATGTGGGGTGGCCTGTGCTCCTTGATATTCACTTACTTTCTGCTAGTACAGTCCTATTGTAGATCTAACGTCATAAATCACTTTGCCTGTGAGTACTCGGCCATCCTCTCTTTGTCCTGCTCTGACACTTCTTTCAGTCAGATGGCATGTTTCGTCATTTCTACAGTCAACGAAGTGTGTAGCCTCCTGATCACCCTTGCCTCCTATGTCTTCATCATTGCCACTGTCAGCAGGATGCCTTCTAAGGGTGGCCTCcgcaaagccttctccacctgtgcctcTCACCTGACTGCCATCAGCATCTTCCATGGGATCATCCTCCTTCTCTACTGTGTGCCCCACGACAAAAGCTCCTGGCTCCTGGTCAAAGTGGACACTGTTCTTTTCACTGTCATGATCCCCATGCTGAATCCCCTCATCTACAGCCTCAGGAACAAAGATGTAAAAGAGACAGTTAGGAGGCTAATCTACACCAAACTGCATTCTCTCCACATAAAATTCAGATAA